Proteins from a single region of Starkeya sp. ORNL1:
- a CDS encoding four-carbon acid sugar kinase family protein has product MSTRWLILADDLTGAADCAIAFARRGLASAVSWGERLDAAAWPEVFSYDANSRGMTAGRAALTHGAALEQLFGEGRVLFKKIDSTLRGQPAAETAATLAFLKVRSGRAFGIFAPAFPTTGRTTVDGHIHVNGRPLEEAEVWQRDHSYPSADLLEVLASADIATEHVPLAVIRAGGDALRAALNVIAARGEIVAVCDAETDDDLHRIAEASLPVSAGTFFIGSAGLAHALAASMPGEAMEPPRFAPSTQGALMVVGSLAVASRTGARKLVAGGGIVHVPVEPATLLGAPEGRVALGRQVVHLLDAGEDVLVEILMNEEPDMSLGPQLVEGLAEALKPAASRMSAFAATGGETASALLSSFGVNGIRLIDEIEPGVALGLTLGGLEIPVVTKAGAFGDEDSLSRIAGRLRAIRSKGTILKEGIPA; this is encoded by the coding sequence ATGAGCACGCGCTGGCTCATCCTCGCCGACGACCTGACCGGTGCGGCGGACTGCGCCATCGCCTTCGCACGACGCGGCCTTGCCTCGGCGGTAAGCTGGGGCGAGCGCCTCGATGCGGCGGCGTGGCCCGAGGTCTTCTCCTATGATGCGAACAGCCGCGGCATGACCGCCGGGCGGGCTGCGCTCACCCATGGCGCCGCACTCGAACAACTGTTCGGCGAGGGCCGCGTGCTGTTCAAGAAGATCGACTCGACGCTGCGCGGCCAGCCGGCGGCCGAGACGGCGGCAACCCTCGCCTTCCTGAAAGTGCGCTCGGGCAGGGCCTTCGGCATTTTCGCCCCAGCCTTCCCGACCACCGGCCGCACCACCGTCGACGGCCACATCCACGTTAATGGGCGGCCACTCGAGGAGGCCGAAGTCTGGCAGCGCGACCACAGCTATCCCAGCGCTGACCTTCTCGAGGTGCTGGCGAGTGCGGACATCGCGACCGAACATGTGCCGCTCGCGGTGATCCGCGCTGGCGGCGACGCCTTGCGGGCAGCGCTGAATGTGATCGCGGCGCGAGGCGAGATCGTCGCGGTCTGCGACGCCGAGACCGATGACGATCTGCACCGCATAGCCGAGGCGAGCCTGCCGGTGTCCGCGGGCACCTTCTTCATCGGCAGCGCTGGCCTTGCCCATGCGCTGGCCGCGAGTATGCCGGGCGAGGCAATGGAGCCTCCGCGCTTCGCCCCCTCGACCCAGGGTGCGCTGATGGTGGTCGGCTCGCTCGCAGTGGCGTCGCGGACCGGCGCCCGCAAGCTGGTTGCGGGCGGCGGTATCGTCCATGTGCCGGTCGAGCCGGCCACATTGCTCGGGGCGCCGGAAGGCCGCGTCGCGCTGGGCCGACAGGTCGTCCATCTGCTCGACGCCGGCGAGGATGTGCTCGTCGAGATCCTGATGAATGAGGAACCCGACATGTCGCTGGGCCCGCAGCTCGTCGAGGGCCTTGCCGAGGCGCTGAAGCCGGCCGCCTCGCGGATGAGCGCCTTCGCCGCCACCGGCGGCGAGACCGCCTCCGCCTTGCTTTCCAGCTTCGGCGTCAACGGCATCCGCCTGATCGACGAGATCGAGCCCGGCGTCGCGCTGGGCCTGACGCTCGGCGGGCTCGAAATCCCGGTCGTGACCAAGGCCGGCGCCTTCGGCGACGAGGACAGCCTCAGTCGCATCGCCGGCCGGCTCCGCGCCATCCGCAGCAAAGGCACGATTCTCAAGGAAGGAATCCCGGCATGA
- a CDS encoding 2-keto-3-deoxygluconate permease, which yields MQIPIKRAIERVPGGMMVVPLLIGAVIATFFPGTPKFFGSFTGALFSGALTILAVFYVCMGASISFKATPYILKKGGTLLAVKVGIAIILGIVFGRFLGEAPVTAGMFAGLSTLAIVAAMNDTNGGLYMALMGQYGRPRDVGAYTIMSLESGPFLTMITLGVAGLSAFPWQTLVGSILPLMVGMLLGNLDREMRDFLSRAIPVMIPFFAFALGTGLDLTKVWQAGLLGLGLGVAVVMVTGIPLFFADRATGGTGVAGVAAASTAGNAAAVPAIIAAANPAYAEAAPPATVLVAACVVVTAILVPLVTAWTARAFGQPAEPTDETAAAEVSPSPVATPAGH from the coding sequence ATGCAGATTCCGATCAAGCGAGCCATCGAACGCGTCCCCGGCGGCATGATGGTGGTGCCGCTGCTCATAGGCGCCGTGATCGCCACCTTCTTTCCCGGTACGCCCAAATTCTTCGGCTCGTTCACCGGCGCGCTGTTCTCCGGCGCCCTGACCATCCTGGCGGTGTTCTATGTCTGCATGGGCGCCAGCATCAGCTTCAAGGCGACGCCGTACATATTGAAGAAGGGCGGCACGCTGCTCGCCGTGAAGGTCGGCATCGCCATCATCCTCGGCATCGTGTTCGGGCGCTTCCTGGGCGAGGCGCCGGTGACGGCCGGCATGTTTGCCGGCCTGTCGACGCTCGCCATCGTCGCGGCGATGAACGACACCAATGGCGGCCTCTACATGGCGCTGATGGGCCAATATGGCCGTCCGCGCGATGTCGGCGCCTATACGATCATGTCGCTGGAATCCGGTCCGTTCCTCACCATGATCACGCTCGGCGTGGCCGGGCTCTCGGCCTTCCCGTGGCAGACGCTGGTCGGCTCCATCCTGCCGCTGATGGTGGGCATGCTGCTCGGCAATCTCGACCGCGAGATGCGCGATTTCCTGAGCCGGGCAATCCCGGTGATGATCCCGTTCTTCGCCTTCGCGCTCGGCACCGGCCTCGATCTCACCAAGGTCTGGCAGGCCGGCCTGCTCGGCCTCGGGCTCGGCGTCGCCGTCGTGATGGTGACCGGCATCCCGCTGTTCTTCGCCGACCGGGCGACGGGCGGAACGGGCGTTGCCGGCGTCGCCGCGGCTTCGACCGCGGGCAATGCGGCCGCCGTGCCGGCGATCATCGCCGCTGCCAATCCCGCCTACGCGGAAGCCGCGCCGCCGGCCACCGTGCTGGTCGCGGCCTGCGTGGTGGTGACCGCGATCCTGGTGCCGCTCGTCACCGCCTGGACCGCCAGGGCCTTCGGCCAACCGGCGGAACCGACTGACGAAACCGCCGCGGCCGAGGTGTCCCCGTCCCCGGTCGCAACCCCCGCCGGGCACTGA
- a CDS encoding aminotransferase class V-fold PLP-dependent enzyme produces the protein MALDLDRLRAETPGVAHRIHLNNAGASLMPAPVLETMIAHLRREAEIGGYEAAAEASERIDSIYDQVARLIGASRDEIALTPNATVAWQMAFYALSFREGDRILTTRAEYGANFVAYLQVARRTGAVIEIIPDDASGALDPDALERMIDGRVRLISITWIPTNGGLVNPAAEVGRIAKAHGIAYLLDACQAVGQMPVDVEAIGCDILSAPGRKFLRGPRGTGFLYVRRELMMRLEPPMIDHDGAHWAAPDRYELRPDARRFESWENNYAARLGLGAAIDYALAIGLAEIETRSRALASQLRDLLAEIPGVKLYDLGRDPAAIVSFSVARHDASAVKRHAAEHGINVSTSSPSSTLLDATARNLPTLVRASPHYFNTREDIEALARGVRTLG, from the coding sequence ATGGCGCTCGACCTCGACCGGCTCAGGGCGGAGACGCCCGGCGTCGCCCACCGTATCCATCTCAATAATGCCGGCGCCAGCCTGATGCCGGCGCCGGTGCTGGAGACCATGATCGCGCACCTGCGGCGCGAGGCCGAGATCGGCGGCTACGAGGCCGCGGCGGAGGCATCGGAGCGGATCGACAGCATCTATGACCAGGTCGCACGGCTGATCGGCGCATCGCGGGACGAGATCGCGCTCACGCCCAACGCGACCGTCGCCTGGCAGATGGCGTTCTACGCGTTGAGCTTCCGCGAGGGCGACCGCATCCTGACCACGCGGGCGGAGTATGGCGCCAATTTCGTCGCCTATCTCCAGGTCGCCAGGCGAACCGGCGCGGTGATCGAGATCATTCCGGACGACGCCTCCGGCGCGCTCGATCCCGACGCCCTGGAGCGCATGATCGACGGCCGCGTGCGGCTCATCTCCATCACCTGGATCCCCACCAATGGCGGCCTGGTCAATCCGGCGGCCGAAGTCGGGCGCATCGCCAAGGCGCACGGCATTGCCTATCTGCTCGACGCCTGTCAGGCGGTCGGACAGATGCCGGTGGATGTCGAGGCCATTGGCTGCGACATCCTCTCCGCACCCGGCCGCAAATTCCTGCGCGGTCCGCGCGGCACCGGCTTCCTCTATGTCCGGCGCGAGCTGATGATGCGGCTGGAGCCGCCGATGATCGATCACGACGGCGCCCATTGGGCAGCCCCCGATCGTTACGAGCTGAGGCCCGACGCCCGACGCTTCGAGAGCTGGGAGAACAACTACGCGGCGCGCCTCGGTCTTGGCGCCGCCATCGACTATGCGCTGGCGATCGGGCTCGCGGAGATCGAAACCCGTTCCCGCGCACTGGCGAGCCAATTGCGGGACCTGCTTGCCGAGATCCCGGGCGTGAAGCTGTACGATCTCGGCCGGGATCCCGCGGCCATCGTGTCGTTTTCCGTGGCGAGGCATGACGCAAGCGCAGTGAAGCGCCACGCCGCCGAGCACGGCATCAATGTCAGCACGTCCAGCCCGTCGAGTACGCTGCTCGACGCGACGGCGCGCAACCTGCCCACGCTGGTGCGTGCCTCGCCGCACTACTTCAACACGCGGGAGGACATCGAGGCCCTGGCGCGGGGGGTTCGCACGCTGGGTTGA
- a CDS encoding 4-oxalocrotonate tautomerase family protein, translating to MPIVTIQVTREGTGDGRTSVTSEEKAALIAGVSQLLLDVLHKPLEATFVVIEEVETENWGWGGLPVQEFRKRRAAGGS from the coding sequence ATGCCCATCGTCACCATCCAGGTCACTCGCGAAGGAACCGGCGACGGCCGCACGTCCGTCACGTCGGAGGAAAAGGCCGCGCTCATTGCGGGGGTCAGCCAGTTGCTGCTCGACGTGCTCCACAAGCCGCTCGAGGCCACCTTCGTCGTCATCGAGGAGGTCGAGACCGAAAACTGGGGCTGGGGCGGCTTGCCGGTCCAGGAATTCCGCAAGCGACGCGCCGCCGGCGGCAGCTAG
- a CDS encoding SDR family oxidoreductase, translated as MSNQQKVAIITGASQGIGAALVKAYRDRNFRVVATSRSIKQGGDPDVLAVPGDISDPTTAERVVKEALARFGRIDTLVNNAGIFIAKPFIEYTAEDFAAKIATNLAGFFHITQRVAAEMLGRGSGHIVSITTSLTDHAIAGVPTVLANLTKGGINSATKALAIEYAARGIRVNAVSPGIIKTPMHAPETHEFLAGLHPVKRLGDIRDVVEAVLYLETAGFVTGEILHVDGGQSAGH; from the coding sequence ATGAGCAATCAGCAGAAGGTCGCCATCATAACCGGGGCATCGCAGGGTATCGGCGCCGCCCTGGTCAAGGCATATCGCGACCGCAATTTCCGTGTCGTCGCAACGTCGCGTTCGATCAAGCAGGGCGGCGACCCCGATGTCCTCGCCGTCCCCGGCGATATCAGCGATCCGACGACCGCCGAACGCGTCGTCAAGGAGGCGCTTGCGCGCTTCGGGCGGATCGACACGCTGGTCAACAATGCCGGTATCTTCATCGCCAAGCCGTTCATCGAATACACCGCCGAGGACTTCGCCGCGAAGATCGCGACCAACCTCGCCGGCTTCTTCCACATTACGCAGCGCGTCGCGGCCGAGATGCTGGGCCGGGGCTCCGGCCACATCGTCAGCATCACTACGAGCCTGACCGATCATGCGATCGCCGGAGTGCCGACAGTGCTGGCCAATCTCACCAAGGGCGGCATCAACTCGGCCACCAAGGCGCTCGCCATCGAATATGCCGCGAGGGGGATTCGGGTGAACGCCGTTTCGCCCGGCATCATCAAGACCCCGATGCACGCGCCCGAGACTCATGAGTTCCTCGCCGGGCTCCATCCGGTCAAGCGCCTCGGCGACATCCGCGACGTCGTGGAAGCGGTACTCTACCTTGAGACCGCCGGCTTCGTGACCGGCGAGATCCTTCATGTCGACGGCGGCCAAAGCGCCGGTCATTAA
- a CDS encoding LysR family transcriptional regulator, with amino-acid sequence MDRIEAMRVFVAALDEGSLAAAGRKLGRSPAAVSRAIAFLEHHVGTELLHRTTRAIKLSEAGARYAAACRRVLIDLEEADLSAAGERTAPRGTLTVTAPPISGEEILRPIIDAYLDVYPAVSVNLILLDRNANLVDEGIDIALRVAELQDSSMVAVRVGGDVKRVIVASPRYLAGHPRIDEPADLVKHHIISTTHFGRDAWVFPPVPGSTIARSIHFTPRLVVNSVRAALASAVDGHGVTRLYTYHVAERVLDGSLKIVLRDAEPSPMPVHLITPQGRTSVPKVRAFIDFAAPRLRAEFARLSAGAGALKR; translated from the coding sequence ATGGATCGCATCGAAGCGATGAGGGTGTTTGTCGCTGCCCTCGATGAGGGCAGCCTCGCCGCTGCGGGGCGAAAGCTCGGTCGCTCTCCGGCCGCCGTCAGCCGAGCCATCGCTTTTCTGGAGCATCACGTCGGCACCGAGCTCCTTCACCGCACGACGCGGGCGATCAAGCTCAGCGAGGCCGGCGCGCGGTATGCCGCTGCGTGCCGCCGCGTCCTGATCGACCTCGAAGAGGCCGACCTGAGCGCGGCCGGCGAGCGCACCGCCCCGCGCGGGACACTGACGGTGACCGCCCCGCCGATCAGCGGCGAAGAGATATTGCGCCCGATCATCGACGCCTATCTCGACGTCTATCCGGCCGTCTCGGTGAATCTCATCCTGCTCGACCGCAACGCCAATCTGGTCGACGAGGGCATCGATATCGCCCTGCGCGTCGCCGAGCTCCAGGATTCCTCGATGGTCGCGGTCAGGGTCGGCGGCGACGTAAAGCGGGTCATCGTCGCCTCGCCGCGATACCTCGCCGGACATCCTCGCATCGACGAGCCCGCTGACCTCGTCAAGCACCACATCATCAGCACGACCCATTTCGGACGGGATGCCTGGGTCTTTCCGCCCGTGCCGGGCAGCACGATCGCGCGCTCGATCCACTTCACGCCCCGGCTGGTGGTCAACAGCGTCCGGGCCGCGCTCGCATCGGCCGTGGACGGCCACGGCGTGACGCGTCTCTACACCTACCACGTGGCGGAGCGGGTGCTGGATGGCTCGTTGAAGATCGTGCTCCGTGACGCCGAGCCCTCGCCCATGCCGGTTCATCTGATCACGCCGCAAGGGCGGACCTCGGTGCCGAAGGTCCGCGCTTTCATCGACTTTGCGGCTCCGCGCCTGCGCGCCGAGTTTGCGCGCCTCTCCGCCGGGGCCGGCGCGCTGAAGCGCTGA
- a CDS encoding antibiotic biosynthesis monooxygenase translates to MFLAMNRFKVKHGSETEFERVWRERDTHLATVPGFVSFALLRGAEREDHTLYSSHTIWASRADFEAWTHSEAFRSAHRNAGGNKPLYHGHPEVELFESVLELNALGEAA, encoded by the coding sequence ATGTTCCTGGCCATGAACCGCTTCAAGGTGAAGCACGGCTCCGAGACCGAGTTCGAACGCGTCTGGCGCGAGCGCGACACGCACCTCGCCACTGTCCCCGGCTTCGTCAGCTTCGCGCTGCTGCGCGGCGCCGAGCGCGAGGACCATACGCTCTACTCGTCCCACACCATCTGGGCTTCGCGCGCCGATTTCGAGGCCTGGACCCATTCGGAAGCCTTCCGCTCCGCCCATCGCAATGCCGGCGGCAACAAGCCGCTCTATCACGGCCATCCCGAGGTCGAGCTGTTCGAATCAGTGCTGGAGCTGAACGCGCTGGGAGAGGCTGCGTAG
- a CDS encoding TonB-dependent hemoglobin/transferrin/lactoferrin family receptor produces the protein MASNNIRAARTVRRALPLVSGVSLISLLAALPASAQQAATQPAPAAAYETGEYIELDPITVVATRTEQSWIDTLAGVSVVRPEQLEQMMPVRTEDLFRGMPGVTAIQNGNTSQTSINIRGLQDFGRVAVIIDGARQNFTQLGHANAAGSFFVEPGLIADVDVVRGPVSNIYGSGAIGGVVTMRTKDADDIIARGQTWGVETDGEFGSNGPMGYGSVLGAAQIGENVDLFGGGTFRKQDEYKDGNGDTVNNTGYETWTGIAKATFRPADFHEIKLTGLNYESQYTTSNEDSATTTQYNTDVANRTVTASWNYSNPDDNLFDFRSTVYWNQVEQNQVKVAGSNNAITGNIGDPRTFTIDTVGFDAYNTSRFEWGAVQNAVTYGGDYFHDDVDNVDNYGFGDGYNPSGERGVGGAFVQWSAKYANWLELITALRYDTYSLDGDGVSADGDHLSPKITLGITPWSWLTVYGTYAEGYRAPAVTETLVAGDHPAFFPGGAPPFEFVPNPNLKPEIGENKELGVNIKYDGLFTAGDKLRVKANIYQNDVEDYIELVTYGPPRCIVPNPSPVGPPCFAYNDYSLAQYQNVEEARLRGFEFEGTYDARKWFFSLAGQITEGEVTAGPDEGQPLSTIPPDQLTATLGARFLDEKLTVAVRWTAVAAKTAADLPDDSVYEPTDSFNLVSIYAGYQPSPNTLWRLSVENLLDEQYTQYQNFLPSAGLTVKGGLTIRFGGGQVASAATPALITK, from the coding sequence CCCAGCAGGCCGCCACCCAGCCGGCACCCGCCGCAGCGTACGAGACCGGCGAATATATCGAGCTCGATCCGATCACCGTGGTCGCCACGCGCACCGAGCAGAGCTGGATCGATACGCTGGCCGGCGTCAGCGTGGTACGTCCAGAGCAGCTCGAGCAGATGATGCCGGTGCGCACCGAGGATCTGTTCCGCGGCATGCCGGGCGTCACCGCCATCCAGAACGGCAATACCAGCCAGACCTCGATCAATATTCGCGGCCTGCAGGATTTCGGCCGTGTCGCGGTGATCATCGACGGCGCCCGGCAGAACTTCACCCAGCTCGGCCACGCCAATGCCGCCGGCTCGTTCTTCGTCGAGCCCGGCCTGATCGCCGATGTCGACGTGGTGCGCGGGCCGGTCTCGAACATTTACGGCTCGGGTGCGATCGGCGGCGTGGTCACCATGCGCACCAAGGACGCCGACGACATTATCGCCCGCGGCCAGACCTGGGGCGTGGAGACCGACGGCGAATTCGGCAGCAACGGTCCGATGGGGTACGGCTCGGTGCTGGGCGCAGCGCAGATCGGCGAGAATGTCGATCTGTTCGGCGGCGGCACCTTCCGCAAGCAGGACGAATACAAGGACGGCAACGGCGATACCGTCAACAATACCGGCTACGAGACCTGGACTGGTATCGCCAAGGCGACCTTCCGCCCGGCCGATTTCCACGAGATCAAGCTTACTGGCTTGAATTATGAGAGCCAGTACACCACCAGCAATGAAGACAGCGCCACCACGACGCAATACAACACCGATGTGGCCAATCGCACGGTGACGGCGAGCTGGAACTACTCGAACCCCGACGACAATCTCTTCGATTTCCGCAGCACGGTCTATTGGAACCAGGTCGAGCAGAACCAGGTGAAGGTGGCTGGCAGCAACAACGCGATCACCGGCAATATCGGCGATCCGCGCACCTTCACCATCGATACGGTGGGCTTCGACGCCTACAACACCTCGCGCTTCGAGTGGGGCGCGGTGCAGAACGCCGTCACCTATGGCGGCGACTATTTCCACGACGACGTCGACAATGTCGATAATTACGGCTTCGGCGACGGCTACAACCCGTCGGGCGAGCGCGGCGTCGGCGGCGCCTTCGTGCAGTGGAGCGCGAAATACGCCAACTGGCTCGAGTTGATCACCGCGCTGCGCTACGACACCTATTCGCTCGACGGCGACGGCGTCTCCGCCGATGGCGACCACCTCTCGCCGAAGATCACGCTCGGCATCACCCCGTGGTCCTGGCTCACCGTCTACGGCACCTATGCCGAGGGCTATCGCGCCCCGGCGGTGACCGAGACGCTGGTTGCCGGCGACCATCCGGCCTTCTTCCCGGGCGGGGCCCCGCCCTTCGAATTCGTGCCGAACCCCAATCTCAAGCCCGAGATCGGCGAGAACAAGGAACTTGGCGTCAACATCAAGTATGATGGGCTGTTCACCGCCGGCGACAAGCTGCGGGTGAAGGCCAACATCTACCAGAACGATGTCGAGGACTATATCGAGCTGGTCACCTACGGCCCGCCGCGGTGCATCGTGCCGAATCCGAGCCCGGTCGGCCCGCCCTGCTTCGCCTATAATGACTACTCGCTCGCCCAGTACCAGAACGTCGAGGAAGCGCGGCTGCGCGGCTTCGAGTTCGAAGGCACCTATGATGCGAGGAAGTGGTTCTTCAGCCTCGCCGGGCAGATCACCGAAGGCGAAGTCACCGCCGGTCCGGACGAAGGCCAGCCGCTCTCGACCATTCCGCCGGATCAGCTGACTGCCACCCTCGGCGCCCGCTTCCTCGACGAGAAGCTCACCGTTGCCGTGCGCTGGACCGCGGTCGCAGCGAAGACGGCGGCCGACCTGCCGGACGATTCGGTCTACGAGCCGACCGACAGCTTCAACCTGGTCAGCATCTATGCCGGCTACCAGCCCTCGCCCAACACGCTGTGGCGGCTCTCGGTCGAGAACCTGCTCGACGAGCAATACACCCAGTACCAGAACTTCCTGCCGAGCGCCGGACTGACGGTGAAGGGCGGGCTGACCATCCGCTTCGGTGGCGGGCAGGTCGCGTCCGCCGCCACGCCTGCCCTCATCACGAAGTGA